In Kwoniella bestiolae CBS 10118 chromosome 3, complete sequence, the genomic stretch CGACTTCATGTGTCGAGTACGACACCAGGGGTGCCAGGCTAGTCAACTAAAATCCAGACTCACTTGGAATGACTATTTCTTCCATGATAGTTGGCGTCCGATTCTTCCGGAAATGCTATGTCCAGAGTCGTAACTTCGATATAACGAAGCCCAGCCAGAGCGGGAGTCAGTCTAGACTACGAATAGGACGCTAAAGAACGAAGTGCGATGAGAACATgcggtgatggtgatgttgatTGACTACCAATCATGAACATTTCTCTTTGTACTCCCTTTGTCACTGTTGTACTTGCTGCTATCGATAACATGTAACATCGCATCCAATACAGGCACGAGGCGCGTCTCACTTCTTTGACTTTTACACGCTATAGACAAGGAGATACACACAAACTCCACTAGTAGCACTCACAGTACTAGTAACACTGATCTTCATGTGCCACACTACACGTGGGAATATGATCCGATATCACCGATCAGCGTTGAACGATGAGCCTGGAATGTGTATGTTTGAACGGTGACGCGATGATTTGGGAGTGACGAGTGGAGTAAGACCACCAGTCACAGTCCCCACATCCCATCGTAACCGATCCTCTCAGAAGAACATATATATAACCGACAGTTATTCCATTCTCTTCTATcctcatctctccatccacAACCACaaaaaaaacaaaacaatGTAAGTCATAACatccattctcaatctccctctGATAGCTCTGCACGCTCATACTTACcagtccttcttcttcttcttctataTTCCTTTGTCGTCTGTAAAACACCAACAACCTTCCAACGCACGTTCCAACAATGTCTTTCGCAAAACGATTCGTTTCCACCGCCAGCACAATGTCGTAAGTTCCCTGCCATCCTTCTCATTATCATATCATGTGAGCCATCTGGCTGACGTGATACCTCCAATAGTCAAGTATACTTCGACATCGCTATCAACAGTGAGTATACCCTCAGCGTCGTACTGCGCATTGACCCTTCTCTCAACGAGTATATTGAGCATCTTCTAATTTGTTTTGCTTGTGTAGACGCCCCCGCCGGCCGAATCACCTTCAAGCTCTTCGACGACGTCGTCCCCAAGACCGCCGCCAACTTCAGAGCCCTCTGTACCGGTGAGAAAGGTTTCGGTTACGCCGGATCAGGATTCCACAGAGTTATCCCTCAATTCATGCTCCAAGGTGGTGACGTGAGTGTTGTGTTTAGGTGCTCTTCCCAAAGGCAAGAAAGGTAGCTGACATTGCTTATCCCTTCCAGTTCACCAGTAAGTTATGAAAAAATGGATAATTTTGTGTTAGCTTATACTGACGTTATTTCTCAAAGACCACAACGGTACCGGTGGTAAAGTGAGCTCACTCGCCTCATCTCAATACATAGAAGGACACATAGCTTACTGTTGTATAACTTTTTAGTCCATCTACGGAAACAAGTTCGCCGACGAGAACTTCAAGCTCAGACACGACCgacctttcctcctctccatgGCCAACGCCGGTCCCAACACCAACGGTTCTCAATTCTTCATCACCACCGTTGTCACCTCATGGTTGGACGGTAAGCACACCGTCTTCGGTGAAGTTACCTCTGGTCAAGATCTCGTCAAGAAGATTGAATCTTACGGTTCCGACTCTGGTAGTGAGTATTTTGCTTCTTCCGCTTTGTCTCCCCTCGCTACAACGCGGAagtgaaagctgatgtatacTGGTATTATCGCAGAACCCAAGGCCAAGGTCACCATCACCGCTTCTGGTACCGCCTAAGTCTCTCTAGAGGATTAGTAGGTAAAGAAgcaggagatggaggatgacgTGGAAGTAAAAAAGAACACGTTTAGTAGTCATAGCAGTAGCAGAATTATCAATTTGTTTCATGCAAAAGAGTGATGATGCGGTCTGCCTTGTCCTGCCATAAGAGTTGTTTGTTTACTCAGCATTGAAGCAAGGAATGTGATGCAAGCCAAAGCTGCAACAATGAGTGGTTGTACGTTGCCACGTTTACATTGTtcaaagtggagggaggTGTCAAGTGGGGTCCCATTCCCGACAACAACAATGACTGTATGTAGTAGTGACAGTGATGGCGACAAGGATATGAGAAGCAACATCATCCTACATACGATCTACATCATCCTACTATAAGCTCAAGCCATATCCTACAGTACTGTGGCCGAAGACATCTGAACCTGGCTTGTCTAGTACACCATAACGACATTCCGCCAAGATGGACGTCCTCAAAGCGGTCCAGACGTACATCACCAAGATGATAACGGAAGTACcggggatgaaggtgttaCTTTTGGATGCCCACACGGTATGTATCATCTCTGATGTCCAAGGAGCATAGCATTGTGCATCCTGCCATAAATAATGGCGTGTGTTCTGATCTACCGATAACTCGTAGACACCAGTAGTATCGATGGTAACTACCCAATCTGAATTATTAGCCCACGAGGTATACCTAACCGATAGGATAGACAAGTGAGCTCTTCCTCTAGTCATCTAGCCATCCAGGCGTATAGACCTAGATGTACGCCGAGATGGATTGTTCGCTGATGTGTTGGACGTGGGCAGTATCAACCGAGAACCTCTAAATCACTTATCATGTATCGCCTTTCTCTCACCCAGCGAGACCAGTATCGAAGCAGTCAAGAACGAGTTGATTAAACCTAGATATGGGGGATATTGGCTCTGTAAGTGATCTCGGCCCTAGTCTTAGCACATCTGCTGGCTCACGGCCTTGTTCcggttgatgatgtgctaTACATACATGAACTTAGACTTCTCAAATACTTTGACGAAGACGCAGATCGAGGGGATGGCTTCTGTTGACGAGTTTGAGGTGGTCAAGGAGGTGCAGGTGGGCATTCATTCGTTTTTGATTACTCAGCTTCATTGTCCGAATAAAAAACCAAGCATAATGCTGATGTGTGCGATCTGTCTCAGGAATACTTTGCGGATTTCTTGGCTCAGTATCCTTCGCATTTCAGCTTAACACCTGCTGCCCTGGCtgatggaggggatggtcCTTCTAATGTGAGTTGCATGGTCGAGtctccacctcatctatACTATCTATGAGCGTCAAAGGGCAGTCAAGGACCTTGGATACCACCCATTATCTCTCCATGTGATGGACTATTCCCACAACTGAACATCATACTAAATCATTTATTCATCCCCACAGCCCCCAATATTCCTtcccccacctcaacatctcccCCCACCTACCCTCAATACCCACCTCAACACGATCCTATCCGTCCTGCTCTCACTCAAGAAAAAGCCTATCATCCGATACGAGAAGATGTCCCTGGCTGGAAAGAAATTGGCCATGGAAGTTCAGTCGGCGATGACGAATGCGCCGTATAAGGATTTATTCGATTTTAGGGGTACGAATGGGCCTGCTCCGTTGTTGTTGATCTTGGGTGGGTCAGCGTACTCAATCTGAGTCAAGCGTTCTTGCCCTCAGGAACTTGAACTGACGAGTTGTTCTTATCGCTATAGACCGAAGGAACGACCCGGTCACTCCGCTGCTCTCTCAGTGGACTTATCAGGCGATGGTGCATGAGTTGCTGGGGATAAATAATGGGAGAGTCAGgatagatggggaagagaagattgagttgagggtgagtcggtgTCACCTAAATACATATGCTCGGTTCTCTTAACCGCTCATCCTGTACGAAGTGAAATTAAAGTGTGCTACGATTACTAACACCTCCCCATACTGCAGGACCTAGTCCTATCCACATCCTCAGATCCATTCTACTCCCAAAACCTATTCGCGAACTTCGGTGATCTCGGAgcgtccatctcatcctacGTAACAGAATATCAACAGCGCAATTCGTCCATCAAcccttccagctcatcttcgaatTCAGCGAACAGGATCGAGACTGTCGCGGATATGAAGAGGTTCATCGAGGAGTATCCGGAGTTCAAGAAATTGAGTGGGAATGTCACGAAGCATGTGACGCTTGTGGGGGAGCTAAGTAAGATcgtggagagggatgggttGTTGGAGATTAGTGAGGTCGAGCAGAGTTTGAGTAGCGTTGAGAGTCATGCGAGtgatttgagggtgagtcatgcCTTGTCATTCTGGGATAGTAGCAGGTAATGCTCGAGATGAGACGAGGAAGTCAATATGGAAGATAAGATTAATCGAGCTGATACgcattccattccattccatttCATGCTCAGTCTGTTCAaaccctcatctcctcacCCAAAACTCGACCAGCCAACAAGTTACGCCTCGCCATCCTATACGCCCTTCGATACCAGAAACTAATAGGCAACCAGATACCTCAAGTGATAGATAACCTAATTTCCAACGGAGTATCAGCGGACAAAGCGAGGCTGGTCTACGTGATGCTGAATTTCGCAGGAGCGGATATACGTCAAGATGATCTCTTCATGAATGAGAATTTCTTTTCGAGGGGTAAATCCGCTCTTAAAGGTCTAAAGGGAGTCGAGAATGTGTATACGAGGCATGAACCTCATTTGACGCAGACGTTAGATCTGTTGTTGAAGAATCGTttgagggaggggagttATCCTTTtgttggtggagatgatgctATGAGAACTCAGAGGTGAGCGTGTTCGCCCCTTCCTCAGGACCTGAAATGCAATTGTGAGGGTAAGGTATTGATATTTCAATCATATCTGTAGACCCcaggatatcatcatattCATGATTGGCGGAACTACTTATGAAGAAGGTCGAGCAGTCGCACTGCTCAATCAGAGATTGGCGAGTGATGCTGCGGGTGGACCGGGGGGTACGAGGATACTACTGGGTGGAAGTATGGTGCATAATTCGACGAGGTGGGTAATGGACTTCTTTCCATCGTACTCAATCAGAGTCCATTTGGAGCCACGGAAACACACAGATCAGTGTTAACATAGACTTGACAGCTTCCTCGAAATGGTCGAATCATGTGCGATACATTACCCCGACTCAATCTACGCCCCACCAACAGGCCAACAATCCTCAACTCTCCTatccaactccaacaccCCCATACCCTCTTCCACACCTGTTCCTACCACCACAACCAACGGACCATCTATCAACCTCCGTGCGGGCGGATATGAACTCTCCGTAGGGGGTGTAGCTGGATCGGGTTTATATAGGACAAACCAAGATGCAGGCGCCAATGCTCAGTTTGAGCTGCCTAAGAACTTCGATGCTGTTACGAATGTCGCTGGGGGGATAAGGGATGGTGCGGGGAGATTATGGGGGAATGTCAGGCAGAGGGTAGAAGAGAGGGTTAGTAGAGGGAATACACCTCAGGGGAGGTAGATGTGTGGATGGTTTGTACTTCTTCTTTTGGCCATCGTACTATAGCGTGGCcttgtattgtatatatcttTCTGACGATGAATCCATATTTATGGTACTTGATGATACTTGCATCGGCCATCACCGTCGTTGATGATATCACGAGCAATCACGTCGTCGGTATATTCAGGGTATTGCTACACTTGATTCCGCAAGAAAGCCGGTTAGATTATCCCGATAACACATCCAACCTCACCAAACGGATCACACCATACTAACCAAGTATCAGGTATCTATCTCTACTCGTACGTGAGTCACAAAGATCCCTTTgatcatcaagatcaaaccaATTGTATCCTCGTCAAGAAATAGCTCATGTTCTTCAGACTAGCCAAATCATCTGGTAACCCACTCCTTTCACTCAAAAATTCCCAAAAAACCTCTGCGCTACGACAGATAAGGAATATGTCCGTGTTCAATACTGATAGGTGAGCCTACGATCTGCTCAACTCGGAAGGCcgctcttcctcatcctggTTTGATAACTTTGCTGATCATTCTGATGGATGTGACAGATTGGCAGGCAAGACTGGTACGTCCAGTATACCTCTCCtgcctctctctctccttatctttcccttccccacctTCACACCTCCCGTCTATCTCCCCTGGCCCCTCACCCCTCGTCTCTCCGCTCCGacccctctctccttctatccgcacctcttcttccccgtGTCATCCTCTCTACCCGCATCACTGATAAGTCCAAGCTAACTCCCCCACCCACAGTCCTCATAACAGGTGCCTCAGCAGGAATCGGCGCAGCCACCGCCGTCCTCTTCGCCCGAACAGGCGCGaacctcgtcctcctcgcTCGACGGGCTGAGAACCTCAAAGCCGTCAAGGCTAAAGCCGAAGATGCCTACAAGGCCGTCgggaaggaggggaaagTGCTGACTATCGAGGCGGATGTAAGGAAGTTTGAGGAGTTGGATGGGATTCCGGAGAAAGTaaaggaggaggggttggaggttgatatgtgagtgattgattTCGGTGTATCAGGTCTGACTGTTGGGGGAAGGGACGTAGTGCATGGTAACCTGGCAGGAGAAGGGACGTAGTGGACTGGGGGATTGGTTTACATCAGACAGATATGATGGTGTCATTAGCATGATAAGCAAGTTATATGTATGCTGATCGTCTTGTGTTTTAATTTTGTAGCCTCGTCAACAACGCTGGTATGGTCAAGGGAACTGAACAGGTCGGAGGTGAGTCTCAATGGATCAGCCGGAATGAGAGTGGTTGGTGCTGATGATCATATCCATGATTTGCAGATATCGGTAAGCATGCTTCGGACCTCCCACAGGAGTCGTATACAGAAAGCTCTGTATCTCACTGATCGAACATTCCTCGTACGCAGCCGACGCTGATATCACCCAGATGTTCGATACCAACGGTGAGTAAAGTCTCATCCTCTGCGATAAAAAGGTCATCCGAGTTGTCTCTGTAACCAACACAATCGTTCGATTCTTAGTCCTCGGTCTTATCCACCTCACCCAGATCTTCGTAAAACAGTTCAAAGCCAAACAAGCCGGTGTGAGTGAAACCACCGATCCCATCTATCAATCCTCCAAAGGCTGTTTGTTGACTGGTACATTAGacaatcatcaacctcggTTCCATCGCCGGTCGAGAACCCTACGCCGGAGGAGCCATCTACTGCGCTACCAAACATGCCCTATCTGCATTCAACGGATCACTCCTCAGAGAGCTGGTCAACACCCCCATCAGGGTCATTGAGATTCAACCTGGTATGGTTGAGACTGAATTCTCGGTGGTGAGATTCAGaggagataaggagaaggcgGATAATGTTTATAAGGGATTACAAccttgtgagtgatacctCTCTAACCATTCTCAGCCAGGTGTCACCATGCGGCTGTATGCATTAGGCATCCTGTCCAAAGACCTGTACTGATTGGATTGATTGGGTATAGTGGTCGCTGAAGATATTGCCGAGGAAATCGTCTGGACTGCTTCAAGACCTCCTCACGTCAACATTGCTCAGctatgtgagttgttgtgTCTCCAATATAA encodes the following:
- a CDS encoding peptidyl-prolyl cis-trans isomerase — encoded protein: MSFAKRFVSTASTMSQVYFDIAINNAPAGRITFKLFDDVVPKTAANFRALCTGEKGFGYAGSGFHRVIPQFMLQGGDVNHNGTGGKSIYGNKFADENFKLRHDRPFLLSMANAGPNTNGSQFFITTVVTSWLDGKHTVFGEVTSGQDLVKKIESYGSDSGKPKAKVTITASGTA